From a region of the Castor canadensis chromosome 7, mCasCan1.hap1v2, whole genome shotgun sequence genome:
- the Rassf4 gene encoding ras association domain-containing protein 4 isoform X1 → MKEDCPPSSHVPISDSKSILKSELLSLLKTYNCYHEGRSFQLRHREEEGVLIIEGLLNIAWGLRRPIRLQMQDDQERVHLPSTSWTPLQPSCPLKDATPQDGTAKETSAQPMHKTESSRDSSGPLEEDEEIPQLMRTKSDASCMIQRRPKSRTPGEAQRIRRHRFSINGHFYNHKTSVFTPAYGSVTNVRVNSTMTTLQVLTLLLNKFRVEDGPSEFALYIVHESGERTKLKDCEYPLISRILHGPCEKIVKIFLMEADLGEEVPHDVAQYIKFEMPVLDSFVEKLKEEEEREIIKLTMKFQALRLTMLQRLEQLIDAK, encoded by the exons ATGAAGGAAGATTGTCCACCCAGCTCTCATGTGCCCATCAGTGACAGCAAGTCCATTCTCAA GTCGGAGCTCTTAAGCCTGCTGAAAACCTACAACTGCTACCATGAGGGCAGAAGCTTCCAGCTGAGACACAGAGAA GAAGAAGGGGTTCTGATCATCGAAGGGCTCCTGAACATTGCCTGGGGACTCAGACGACCCATTCGACTCCAGATGCAGGATGACCAGGAGCGAGTGCACCTGCCCTCCACTTCATGGACACCCCTACAGCCCAGCTGCCCCCT AAAGGACGCCACTCCCCAGGATGGCACTGCCAAGGAGACAAGTGCTCAGCCTATGCACAAGACTGAGAGTTCCAGAGACAGCTCAG GGCCCTTGGAGGAGGACGAGGAGATCCCACAGCTGATGCGGACCAAGAGTGATGCCAGCTGTATGATACAGAGGAGACCCAAGTCCCGCACCCCTGGCGAGGCTCAGCGAATCCGGCGACACCGCTTTTCCATCAATGGACACTTCTACAATCACAAG ACCTCTGTGTTCACTCCTGCTTATGGGTCCGTCACCAATGTGAGGGTCAACAGCACCATGACCACCCTGCAGGTGCTCACCCTGCTGCTGAACAAGTTCCGG GTGGAAGATGGCCCCAGTGAGTTTGCACTCTACATTGTCCATGAGTCTGGGG AGCGGACCAAACTAAAGGATTGTGAGTACCCACTGATTTCCAGAATCCTGCATGGGCCCTGTGAGAAAATCGTCAAGATCTTCTTGATGGAAGCTGACCTGGGCGAGGAAGTCCCTCATGAC GTCGCCCAGTACATTAAGTTTGAAATGCCGGTGCTGGACAGTTTtgttgaaaaattaaaagaagaggaggaaagagaaataatCAAACTGACTATGAA GTTCCAAGCCCTGCGTCTGACGATGCTACAGCGCCTGGAGCAGCTAATAGATGCCaagtag
- the Depp1 gene encoding protein DEPP1 has product MRSQLLLSVDHLPTIRETSEEMLPARPGQEPPASPSLDDYVRSICQLAQPTSVLDKVTARGQPNRSPWIARASGKSHQASTLLDSSPCFSDQQPTLPSAGIADPLDWLFGESQEKQPNRRDLPRGTCTSPGHQNAYRQINSSKARGAPRERLCEARVPGRSLARPSQDGHQSSSVQSWTSGQPSRATIVPCHSRPSSILRSLYLHLPVIHEF; this is encoded by the coding sequence ATGAGGTCCCAGCTTCTGCTATCTGTAGACCACCTGCCCACGATTCGGGAGACCTCAGAGGAGATGCTGCCCGCGAGACCTGGGCAGGAGCCGCCAGCCTCCCCCAGCCTGGATGACTATGTGAGGTCTATCTGTCAGCTGGCACAGCCCACTTCTGTGCTGGACAAGGTTACAGCCAGGGGCCAACCCAACAGATCCCCCTGGATAGCCCGTGCCAGTGGGAAGAGCCATCAGGCTTCGACCCTACTGGACAGCAGCCCCTGCTTCAGTGACCAGCAGCCCACACTGCCCTCTGCTGGCATTGCTGACCCTCTGGACTGGCTCTTTGGGGAATCCCAGGAAAAACAGCCAAACAGGAGAGATCTGCCCAGGGGAACATGCACCTCTCCTGGCCACCAGAATGCATACAGACAAATCAACAGCAGCAAGGCCAGAGGGGCCCCCAGAGAGAGGCTCTGTGAAGCCAGGGTGCCTGGGCGCTCTCTGGCAAGACCATCACAGGATGGGCACCAGAGCTCCAGTGTGCAAAGCTGGACTTCTGGGCAGCCCAGCCGGGCCACAATTGTGCCCTGCCACTCCCGCCCCAGCAGCATCCTCAGAAGTCTCTACCTGCACCTCCCTGTGATCCATGAATTCTGA
- the Rassf4 gene encoding ras association domain-containing protein 4 isoform X2, producing MKEDCPPSSHVPISDSKSILKSELLSLLKTYNCYHEGRSFQLRHREEEGVLIIEGLLNIAWGLRRPIRLQMQDDQERVHLPSTSWTPLQPSCPLKDATPQDGTAKETSAQPMHKTESSRDSSGPLEEDEEIPQLMRTKSDASCMIQRRPKSRTPGEAQRIRRHRFSINGHFYNHKTSVFTPAYGSVTNVRVNSTMTTLQVLTLLLNKFRVEDGPSEFALYIVHESGERTKLKDCEYPLISRILHGPCEKIVKIFLMEADLGEEVPHDVPSPASDDATAPGAANRCQVDSQHLPPQCPHQQLHMESQ from the exons ATGAAGGAAGATTGTCCACCCAGCTCTCATGTGCCCATCAGTGACAGCAAGTCCATTCTCAA GTCGGAGCTCTTAAGCCTGCTGAAAACCTACAACTGCTACCATGAGGGCAGAAGCTTCCAGCTGAGACACAGAGAA GAAGAAGGGGTTCTGATCATCGAAGGGCTCCTGAACATTGCCTGGGGACTCAGACGACCCATTCGACTCCAGATGCAGGATGACCAGGAGCGAGTGCACCTGCCCTCCACTTCATGGACACCCCTACAGCCCAGCTGCCCCCT AAAGGACGCCACTCCCCAGGATGGCACTGCCAAGGAGACAAGTGCTCAGCCTATGCACAAGACTGAGAGTTCCAGAGACAGCTCAG GGCCCTTGGAGGAGGACGAGGAGATCCCACAGCTGATGCGGACCAAGAGTGATGCCAGCTGTATGATACAGAGGAGACCCAAGTCCCGCACCCCTGGCGAGGCTCAGCGAATCCGGCGACACCGCTTTTCCATCAATGGACACTTCTACAATCACAAG ACCTCTGTGTTCACTCCTGCTTATGGGTCCGTCACCAATGTGAGGGTCAACAGCACCATGACCACCCTGCAGGTGCTCACCCTGCTGCTGAACAAGTTCCGG GTGGAAGATGGCCCCAGTGAGTTTGCACTCTACATTGTCCATGAGTCTGGGG AGCGGACCAAACTAAAGGATTGTGAGTACCCACTGATTTCCAGAATCCTGCATGGGCCCTGTGAGAAAATCGTCAAGATCTTCTTGATGGAAGCTGACCTGGGCGAGGAAGTCCCTCATGAC GTTCCAAGCCCTGCGTCTGACGATGCTACAGCGCCTGGAGCAGCTAATAGATGCCaagtagacagccagcacttgcctCCTCAATGTCCCCACCAGCAACTGCACATGGAGTCCCAGTAA